GGTGCGCCGCCGCTGTCCGGAGACGCCGCTGGTCATCATGACGTACGTCAACGTGGTGATGGCCATGGGCGAGGAGCGCTACGCGAAGCTCGCGCGCGAGCGGGGCATCGTGGGCACCATCCTCCCGGACCTGCCGCCCGAGGAGAGCGCCGGCATCCGCGCCGCGTTCGACAAGGAGGGCGTGGACCTGGTGCCCCTGTGCGCGCCCACGACGCCGCCCGCGCGCGCGGAGGCCATCGCGAGGGACGCGCGGGGCTTCGTCTACTGCGTGTCCGTGGCGGGCGTCACCGGCATGCGCGCGGAGCTGCCGCCGGACCTGTCGCAGCGGCTGGACCTGGTGAAGCGCGCCGCGTCCGTGCCGGTGGTGGCGGGCTTCGGCATCTCCAACGCGGAGACGGCCCGGCCGCTGGTGGCCCACGCGGACGGCGTCGTCGTGGGCAGCGCCCTGGTGAAGGCCGCCCACGCGGACGGCCCGGCCGCCGCGAAGCAGCTTTGCGCGGACATCAAGCGCGGCCTGAAGCGCTAAGGTCCCCTCCGCGCGCCGGACGTCTTCCGGCGCCCGGAGACCGGACATGTACACCCCGCCAACGCTGGGCCCCACCCTCGAAACACCGCGCCTCATCCTCAAGCCGCCCACGCTCCAGGACCTGGACGGCTTCGTGGCGATGATGGCGGACGAGGAGACCGCGCGGTACATCGGCGGCCTCCAGCCGCGCTCCAACGTGTGGCGCGCCGTCTGCACCATGGCCGGCTCCTGGGCCCTCCAGGGCTTCTCCATGTTCTCCATGTTCGAGAAGTCCACCGGGAAGTGGGTGGGCCGGCTCGGGCCCTGGATGCCCGCGGACTGGCCGGGCCCGGAGGTGGGCTGGGGCCTGTCCCGCGACGCGTGGGGCAAGGGCTACGCCACGGAAGGAGCCGCGGCCACCATCGACTGGGCGTTCGAGCACCTCGGGTGGACGGAGGTCATCCACTCCATCTCCCCTCCGAACGAGCCGTCCAAGCAGGTGGCCCGCCGGCTGGGCTCGCGCTTCCTGCGCATGGGCATGCTGCCGGCGCCCTACAACGACCACGAGGTCGAAATCTGGGGCCAGAGCCGTGAGGAGTGGCGAACACGGAAGCGCCAGGCCTGAGACTTTTTTCCTCCCGTCCCGCCACGGGCTGACACAGATTGGCGCCATGAACTCACGCGCGCCCCAGCTGGTCCTCGTCCGTCACGGTGAGACGGAGTGGAGCCGCAGCAGCCAGCACACCGGCCGCACGGACCTGCCGCTGTTGGAGGAGGGCCGCCAGATGGCGGAGCAGCTCCGTGCGCCGCTGAGCGCGTGGCGCTTCGCCGCCGTGTGGACCAGCCCGCTGTCGCGCGCCCTGGAGACGTGCGTGCTCGCGGGCTACGGCGACGTGGCCCAGAAGCGCGACGACCTGATGGAGTTCAACTACGGCGACTACGAGGGCCGCACCGGCGCGGACATCCGCACCACGCGCCCGGGCTGGACGCTGTGGGCGGACGGCGTCCCCAACGGGGAGACGCTGGAGGAGGTGGGCGCCCGCGTGGACCGCGTCATCGCGGAGGCGCGCGCCCTCCAGGACGACGTGCTCGTCTTCTCCCACGGGCACCTGCTGCGCATCCTCGCCGCGCGCTGGCTGGGCCTGCCTCCGGATGGCGGCAGGCTGTTCCACCTGGGCACGGCGTCCATCAGCGTGCTGGGCTCCGAGGCCGGCGGCAGGCAGCCGGTCCTCGTGAGCTGGAACGACACCACGCACCTGCGGGGCTGAGCGCTACAGCTTCCCCTCCAGGAAGTTGCGCACCAGCGACGGGCCTTCCGGCGTCAGCACGCTCTCCGGATGGAACTGCAGGCCCACCACCGGCCGCGTGCGGTGCCGCAGCGCCATCACCAGGCCGTCCTGGCTCCACGCCGTGGCCTCCAGCTCCGCGGGCATGGAGTCCGCGGCCACCACCAGCGAGTGGTAGCGCGCCGCCTGGAAGCCCTGCCGCACGCCCGTGAAGACGCCGGTGCCTTCGTGCCGGATGAGCGCCGCCTTGCCGTGCACGGGCTCCGGCGCGCGCACCACCTGGCCGCCGAACGCCGCGCCAATGGACTGGTGCCCCAGGCACACGCCCAGCACCGGCACGCGCGACTGGGAGATGGCCGCCACGCTCACCCCGGCCTCGTGCGGCGTGCACGGCCCCGGAGACACCACCAGGTGTGACGCGCCCGAAGCCGCGACGCCCGCGGCATCCAGCGCGTCGTTGCGCACGACCTTCACCTCCGCGCCCAGCGTGTAGAGCAGCTGCACCAGGTTGAAGGTGAACGAGTCGTAGTTGTCGATGACGAGGATCACCGCCCACCTCCTTCGCGCGCCAGCCGCAGCGCGGCGGCCATGGCGCCCGCCTTCGCTTCCGTCTCGTCCGCTTCCTTCATGGGGTCCGAGTCCGCCACCAGCCCCGCGCCGGCGGTCCACATCGTGCGGTCGCCATCCACGAAGAAGGTGCGCAGCGCGATGGCCACGTCCAGCGTGCCGCAGAAGGACAGGTAGCCCACCGCGCCGGCATAGGGCCCGCGCCGCATGGGCTCCAGCTCGTCGATGATCTGCATCGCGCGAATCTTGGGCGCCCCCGACACGGTGCCCGCCGGGAAGGTGCTCGCCAGCGCGTCCAGCGCGTCGAAGCGCGTGGTGTCCAGCTTGCCGCGCACCTGGGACACGATGTGCATCACGTGGCTGTAGCGCTCGATGATCATCAGGTCCTCGATGCGCACGGTGCCCGGGGCGGCCACCCGGCCCACGTCGTTGCGCCCCAGGTCCACCAGCATGATGTGCTCGGCGCGCTCCTTCTCGTCCGCGAGCAGCTCCTTCTCCAGCCGCAGGTCCTCGGCCTCGGAGCCGCCCCGGCGCCGCGTGCCCGCGATGGGCCGCACCACCACGTCCCCGTCGCGCACCTGCACCAGCAGCTCCGGCGACGCGCCCACCAGCGCCCGCGCCTCGCCCAGGTCCACCAGGAACAGGTACGGCGACGGGTTCACCCGCCGCAGCGCCCGGTAGAGCGACAGCGGCGGGATGGCGCCCTTCGCCTCGAACCTGCGCGCGAGCACCGCCTGGAAGCAGTCCCCCGCGCGCACGTACTCCTGCACCTTCTCCACCGCCCGCGCGTAGCCCTCGCGGTCCCAGCACGCGACGGGGGCCGGCGCGTTCTTCTGCGAGGGCGCGGGCGCGTAGGCCTCCGGCGGCAGCGGACGGCGCAGCTTCTCCGCCATCGCCTCCGCGCGTCCTTCCGCGTCCTTCAGCGCCTGCGCGACGCTGCCGTGCAGCGCGGGCCGCGCGATGGCGATGGCCTTGAGCGTCTGGGTGCGCGTGTCGTGGGTG
This genomic stretch from Corallococcus caeni harbors:
- the trpA gene encoding tryptophan synthase subunit alpha, encoding MSAELDKAFARAKARGEGALVAYAMAGDPDLPRSVDVFAAMVEGGADVLEIGVAFSDPIADGPVIQAASERALKAGATLRRVLDEVVPEVRRRCPETPLVIMTYVNVVMAMGEERYAKLARERGIVGTILPDLPPEESAGIRAAFDKEGVDLVPLCAPTTPPARAEAIARDARGFVYCVSVAGVTGMRAELPPDLSQRLDLVKRAASVPVVAGFGISNAETARPLVAHADGVVVGSALVKAAHADGPAAAKQLCADIKRGLKR
- a CDS encoding GNAT family N-acetyltransferase, whose translation is MYTPPTLGPTLETPRLILKPPTLQDLDGFVAMMADEETARYIGGLQPRSNVWRAVCTMAGSWALQGFSMFSMFEKSTGKWVGRLGPWMPADWPGPEVGWGLSRDAWGKGYATEGAAATIDWAFEHLGWTEVIHSISPPNEPSKQVARRLGSRFLRMGMLPAPYNDHEVEIWGQSREEWRTRKRQA
- a CDS encoding anthranilate synthase component II produces the protein MILVIDNYDSFTFNLVQLLYTLGAEVKVVRNDALDAAGVAASGASHLVVSPGPCTPHEAGVSVAAISQSRVPVLGVCLGHQSIGAAFGGQVVRAPEPVHGKAALIRHEGTGVFTGVRQGFQAARYHSLVVAADSMPAELEATAWSQDGLVMALRHRTRPVVGLQFHPESVLTPEGPSLVRNFLEGKL
- a CDS encoding histidine phosphatase family protein; this encodes MNSRAPQLVLVRHGETEWSRSSQHTGRTDLPLLEEGRQMAEQLRAPLSAWRFAAVWTSPLSRALETCVLAGYGDVAQKRDDLMEFNYGDYEGRTGADIRTTRPGWTLWADGVPNGETLEEVGARVDRVIAEARALQDDVLVFSHGHLLRILAARWLGLPPDGGRLFHLGTASISVLGSEAGGRQPVLVSWNDTTHLRG
- a CDS encoding anthranilate synthase component I family protein codes for the protein MDAQERKAAYRQRAEAGQAVPVSVELPADLDTPLSAYLKLGGGSRGFILESCYGGERFGRYSHVGVNPAGRVRLDRDGLTLWRGSHEERREGRPLDVLRTLWRELSVATLPGEAPFLGGLVGYLGYNATSWFEPSVPDRHPRDTGFPDSEWLVAEDFVTHDTRTQTLKAIAIARPALHGSVAQALKDAEGRAEAMAEKLRRPLPPEAYAPAPSQKNAPAPVACWDREGYARAVEKVQEYVRAGDCFQAVLARRFEAKGAIPPLSLYRALRRVNPSPYLFLVDLGEARALVGASPELLVQVRDGDVVVRPIAGTRRRGGSEAEDLRLEKELLADEKERAEHIMLVDLGRNDVGRVAAPGTVRIEDLMIIERYSHVMHIVSQVRGKLDTTRFDALDALASTFPAGTVSGAPKIRAMQIIDELEPMRRGPYAGAVGYLSFCGTLDVAIALRTFFVDGDRTMWTAGAGLVADSDPMKEADETEAKAGAMAAALRLAREGGGR